A window of Gambusia affinis linkage group LG03, SWU_Gaff_1.0, whole genome shotgun sequence contains these coding sequences:
- the smim15 gene encoding small integral membrane protein 15, with product MIDVRAWAEYVVEWAAKDPYGFLTTVILALTPLFIASALLSWKLAKMIEARDREQKRKQKRQENINKAKRKKD from the coding sequence ATGATTGATGTGCGAGCATGGGCAGAGTATGTTGTGGAGTGGGCTGCCAAAGACCCCTACGGTTTCCTCACCACCGTCATATTGGCTCTGACCCCTCTGTTCATCGCCAGCGCGCTGCTGTCCTGGAAACTGGCCAAGATGATCGAGGCACGTGACCGCGAACAAAAGAGAAAGCAGAAGCGTcaggaaaacataaacaaggCCAAGAGGAAGAAAGACTGA